One Mus musculus strain C57BL/6J chromosome X, GRCm38.p6 C57BL/6J DNA window includes the following coding sequences:
- the Nhsl2 gene encoding NHS-like protein 2 isoform X6: protein MAAQSGAWNAAANSGRENATATAHSRSSWRQPVNVFLSSGRPPSVEELLREAQLNLQSLLQEEYEEQYSEARLLGQTFRSSDGAPEPTPSPRPQSAKRLEFVLMPAKRQLSEDETTTQGVRAPEACLSLSTANKQSAWNDPFPLPILKERLWLQPCSTQSDLVPINISGQQFDRHASFRHSLFNTETAVNPKSTLRRRRTIIGFSNFSQRDQGHSSSPTGSLARSATSDIRPGHSAPQVVQGRVAVGQEARFPSLTSPGLRHSSSEPGDAHQARSASDHPGMESMAVVYSVPSSCNGPTESTFSTSWKGDAFTYMTPSASSQGNQVSENGKNPSSGNSWVPLNTLPPLVPKEAATLFVTRDNPAGCTGLPSYSEHPTLRRQIPERPPKIGLLARGTSRLETGPGGTNRFRERSLSVPTDSGVTSVDYDEEQKTSETRILPYASTSSEGSNSTDNIAALSTEQEARHRRQRSKSISLKKAKKKPSPPMRSVSLVKDEPALPPEGELVLPKDQRPRSLCLSLEHQGHHPPHPDAQGHPAVPMLKDPGSTQFSHHWYLTDWKSGDTYQSLSSSSTATGTTVIECTQVQGSSESLASPSTSRATTPSQLSIEVEAREVASPGRPTGLMSPSSGYSSQSETPTPTVSMSLTLGHLPPPSASVRVRPVVPERKSSLPPTSPMEKICKSRLSFDLPLTSSTTLDLSGMSISIRSKTKVSRHHSDTNFGVKLAQKTSPNQPIMPMVTQSDLRSVRLRSVSKSEPEDDIESPDYIEEPGAEEVFTMPERKVKPPIAEKPPLARRPPSLVHRPPSLPGEYPLTSPTMAMASRSSIPHMKQLPQDSYTVLRKPKSPSFPGESTASSSLVLSPLASSSGAFFSGTQQPPQASVEDGGPKVRALPERIGLQSQEEAEKKMTKIPPPVPKKPSVLYLPLTSPVAQMDACMAEPRLPFSPIITLEEDGKCPSTGDDQKSPGKGVTSPLHTDTEKEAISPGRSVEPSAEEKSLISDKTAEWIAEEEDDVFVASRTTEDLFTVIHRSKRKLLGWKETGEGFTGSKPSSHSPVKNTADSPTGEAAAAPGPSSSACLDAGRNDDFKALLQKKGSKATPRTRPSAAELLKTTNPLARRIIAQFSKDYEPTDNPST from the exons CTGCAGCTAACTCGGGTCGGGAAAATGCGACAGCGACTGCCCACTCGAGGTCGTCATGGCGACAGCCAGTGAACGTGTTCCTCTCCTCGGGCAGGCCCCCGAGTGTAGAGGAACTGCTTCGCGAGGCGCAGCTCAATCTCCAGAGCCTGTTGCAAG AAGAATATGAGGAACAGTATTCGGAGGCCAGACTTCTGGGGCAGACCTTCCGCTCTTCTGATGGGGCCCCTGAGCCTACTCCCAGCCCAAGGCCCCAGTCTGCCAAGCGTCTGGAGTTTGTACTGATG CCTGCAAAACGGCAGCTGAGCGAGGATGAGACCACGACCCAGGGTGTGAGGGCCCCTGAGGCCTGCCTGAGCCTGTCTACTGCCAACAAGCAAAGTGCCTGGAATGACCCCTTCCCTCTACCCATCCTAAAGGAGAGGCTCTGGCTTCAGCCCTGCTCCACACAGTCTGACCTTGTGCCAATCAACATCTCTG GGCAGCAGTTTGATAGACATGCAAGTTTTCGACACTCGTTGTTTAACACAGAGACAGCCGTGAACCCCAAGTCCACCCTGAGGCGGAGGCGGACCATTATTGGATTCTCTAACTTTTCTCAGCGAGACCAAG GTCACAGCAGCAGCCCCACAGGCAGCCTGGCCCGCTCTGCCACCTCAGACATCAGGCCTGGCCACTCAGCTCCACAAGTTGTTCAGGGAAGAGTTGCTGTTGGGCAGGAAGCTCGGTTCCCAAGTCTCACCTCACCAGGACTGAGACACTCTTCTAGTGAGCCCGGAGACGCTCACCAGGCACGCAGTGCCTCAGACCATCCCGGCATGGAGAGCATGGCAGTGGTGTACAGTGTCCCCAGTTCTTGCAatggaccaacagagtcaacattCTCCACTTCCTGGAAGGGAGATGCTTTCACATACATGACCCCAAGTGCCAGCAGCCAGGGCAATCAAGTCAGTGAAAATGGAAAAAACCCTTCCTCGGGCAATTCTTGGGTCCCTCTGAACACACTCCCACCTCTGGTTCCTAAGGAGGCGGCCACGCTCTTTGTCACCCGTGATAACCCAGCAGGATGCACTGGGCTACCCAGCTACTCTGAGCACCCCACTCTACGAAGACAGATACCAGAAAGACCTCCCAAGATTGGCCTTCTTGCCCGTGGTACCTCAAGGCTGGAAACAGGCCCAGGTGGGACCAACAGGTTCCGGGAGCGGTCACTGTCTGTACCCACAGACTCGGGTGTTACCTCAGTGGACTATGACGAAGAACAGAAGACCAGTGAGACCCGCATCCTGCCTTATGCCAGTACAAGCTCCGAGGGCAGTAACAGTACTGACAACATTGCAGCCCTCAGCACTGAGCAGGAGGCACGGCACAGAAGGCAAAGATCCAAAAGTATTTCACTCAAGAAGGCCAAAAAGAAGCCCTCTCCACCCATGCGAAGTGTCTCACTCGTCAAAGATGAGCCAGCCCTCCCACCAGAAGGCGAATTGGTACTGCCCAAGGACCAGAGGCCTAGGAGCCTTTGCCTCTCCTTGGAACACCAAGGGCACCACCCACCTCACCCAGATGCTCAAGGTCACCCAGCTGTGCCAATGCTCAAAGATCCAGGAAGTACGCAGTTCTCTCACCACTGGTATCTTACTGACTGGAAGTCTGGTGACACCTACCAGTCCTTGTCCAGCTCCAGCACTGCCACCGGCACCACGGTCATTGAGTGCACTCAAGTTCAGGGAAGCTCAGAGTCTCTGGCCTCCCCTTCCACCTCCAGAGCGACAACACCCTCCCAGCTCTCCATTGAGGTGGAAGCCAGGGAAGTAGCCTCTCCTGGGAGGCCCACTGGACTGATGTCCCCTTCCAGTGGTTACTCCAGCCAGTCAGAGACACCCACACCCACTGTCTCCATGTCCTTGACCCTGGGCCACTTACCTCCTCCAAGTGCTAGTGTCAGAGTACGTCCAGTGGTACCAGAAAGGAAGTCATCACTGCCCCCAACATCACCAATGGAGAAAATCTGCAAGTCACGGTTATCATTTGACCTACCACTGACCTCTTCAACCACCCTGGATCTGTCGGGGATGAGTATCTCCATCCGCAGCAAAACCAAGGTGAGCCGCCATCACTCTGATACCAATTTTGGGGTCAAACTGGCACAGAAAACTAGTCCAAACCAACCGATCATGCCCATGGTTACTCAGTCTGACCTCCGTTCTGTTCGCCTGAGGTCAGTCAGCAAGTCTGAGCCAGAAGACGACATTGAGAGTCCAGATTACATAGAGGAACCTGGAGCAGAGGAAGTCTTCACCATGCCAGAGAGAAAAGTGAAACCTCCCATAGCCGAGAAACCTCCATTGGCCCGAAGGCCTCCAAGTTTGGTCCACAGGCCGCCCTCTCTCCCTGGGGAGTATCCACTAACTTCTCCTACTATGGCTATGGCATCCAGGAGCTCCATTCCACACATGAAGCAGCTTCCCCAAGACAGCTACACAGTGTTGCGGAAACCAAAGTCACCCAGCTTCCCCGGGGAGTCAACAGCATCCTCCAGccttgtcctctcacctcttgCCAGTTCCTCTGGTGCTTTCTTCTCAGGAACACAGCAACCTCCCCAGGCCAGTGTAGAAGACGGGGGCCCCAAGGTGAGAGCCCTGCCTGAAAGAATCGGCCTCCAGAGccaggaagaagctgagaaaaaGATGACCAAGATTCCACCTCCGGTACCAAAAAAGCCCAGTGTGCTCTACCTGCCTCTCACCTCCCCTGTAGCTCAAATGGATGCCTGCATGGCAGAACCAAGGCTACCTTTCAGCCCCATCATCACCCTGGAGGAAGATGGCAAGTGTCCCTCCACTGGTGATGACCAGAAGTCACCTGGTAAAGGGGTGACTTCGCCTCTTCACACTGACACAGAAAAagaggccatctctccag GGAGGTCAGTGGAACCGAGTGCTGAAGAGAAAAGTTTAATCAGTGATAAAACAGCCGAATGGAttgcagaggaggaggatgacgtGTTTGTGGCTTCCCGCACAACTGAAGATTTATTTACTGTGATACACAG GTCCAAAAGAAAGCTACTGGGCTGGAAAGAGACTGGGGAGGGCTTCACGGGAAGCAAACCCAGCTCCCATTCACCAGTGAAGAATACAGCTGATTCTCCCACCGGTGAGGCTGCTGCTGCCCCAGGGCCAAGTAGCagtgcctgcctagatgctggtA
- the Nhsl2 gene encoding NHS-like protein 2 isoform X5, translating to MERGESLTLFWSRGAAANSGRENATATAHSRSSWRQPVNVFLSSGRPPSVEELLREAQLNLQSLLQEEYEEQYSEARLLGQTFRSSDGAPEPTPSPRPQSAKRLEFVLMPAKRQLSEDETTTQGVRAPEACLSLSTANKQSAWNDPFPLPILKERLWLQPCSTQSDLVPINISGQQFDRHASFRHSLFNTETAVNPKSTLRRRRTIIGFSNFSQRDQGHSSSPTGSLARSATSDIRPGHSAPQVVQGRVAVGQEARFPSLTSPGLRHSSSEPGDAHQARSASDHPGMESMAVVYSVPSSCNGPTESTFSTSWKGDAFTYMTPSASSQGNQVSENGKNPSSGNSWVPLNTLPPLVPKEAATLFVTRDNPAGCTGLPSYSEHPTLRRQIPERPPKIGLLARGTSRLETGPGGTNRFRERSLSVPTDSGVTSVDYDEEQKTSETRILPYASTSSEGSNSTDNIAALSTEQEARHRRQRSKSISLKKAKKKPSPPMRSVSLVKDEPALPPEGELVLPKDQRPRSLCLSLEHQGHHPPHPDAQGHPAVPMLKDPGSTQFSHHWYLTDWKSGDTYQSLSSSSTATGTTVIECTQVQGSSESLASPSTSRATTPSQLSIEVEAREVASPGRPTGLMSPSSGYSSQSETPTPTVSMSLTLGHLPPPSASVRVRPVVPERKSSLPPTSPMEKICKSRLSFDLPLTSSTTLDLSGMSISIRSKTKVSRHHSDTNFGVKLAQKTSPNQPIMPMVTQSDLRSVRLRSVSKSEPEDDIESPDYIEEPGAEEVFTMPERKVKPPIAEKPPLARRPPSLVHRPPSLPGEYPLTSPTMAMASRSSIPHMKQLPQDSYTVLRKPKSPSFPGESTASSSLVLSPLASSSGAFFSGTQQPPQASVEDGGPKVRALPERIGLQSQEEAEKKMTKIPPPVPKKPSVLYLPLTSPVAQMDACMAEPRLPFSPIITLEEDGKCPSTGDDQKSPGKGVTSPLHTDTEKEAISPGRSVEPSAEEKSLISDKTAEWIAEEEDDVFVASRTTEDLFTVIHRSKRKLLGWKETGEGFTGSKPSSHSPVKNTADSPTGEAAAAPGPSSSACLDAGRNDDFKALLQKKGSKATPRTRPSAAELLKTTNPLARRIIAQFSKDYEPTDNPST from the exons CTGCAGCTAACTCGGGTCGGGAAAATGCGACAGCGACTGCCCACTCGAGGTCGTCATGGCGACAGCCAGTGAACGTGTTCCTCTCCTCGGGCAGGCCCCCGAGTGTAGAGGAACTGCTTCGCGAGGCGCAGCTCAATCTCCAGAGCCTGTTGCAAG AAGAATATGAGGAACAGTATTCGGAGGCCAGACTTCTGGGGCAGACCTTCCGCTCTTCTGATGGGGCCCCTGAGCCTACTCCCAGCCCAAGGCCCCAGTCTGCCAAGCGTCTGGAGTTTGTACTGATG CCTGCAAAACGGCAGCTGAGCGAGGATGAGACCACGACCCAGGGTGTGAGGGCCCCTGAGGCCTGCCTGAGCCTGTCTACTGCCAACAAGCAAAGTGCCTGGAATGACCCCTTCCCTCTACCCATCCTAAAGGAGAGGCTCTGGCTTCAGCCCTGCTCCACACAGTCTGACCTTGTGCCAATCAACATCTCTG GGCAGCAGTTTGATAGACATGCAAGTTTTCGACACTCGTTGTTTAACACAGAGACAGCCGTGAACCCCAAGTCCACCCTGAGGCGGAGGCGGACCATTATTGGATTCTCTAACTTTTCTCAGCGAGACCAAG GTCACAGCAGCAGCCCCACAGGCAGCCTGGCCCGCTCTGCCACCTCAGACATCAGGCCTGGCCACTCAGCTCCACAAGTTGTTCAGGGAAGAGTTGCTGTTGGGCAGGAAGCTCGGTTCCCAAGTCTCACCTCACCAGGACTGAGACACTCTTCTAGTGAGCCCGGAGACGCTCACCAGGCACGCAGTGCCTCAGACCATCCCGGCATGGAGAGCATGGCAGTGGTGTACAGTGTCCCCAGTTCTTGCAatggaccaacagagtcaacattCTCCACTTCCTGGAAGGGAGATGCTTTCACATACATGACCCCAAGTGCCAGCAGCCAGGGCAATCAAGTCAGTGAAAATGGAAAAAACCCTTCCTCGGGCAATTCTTGGGTCCCTCTGAACACACTCCCACCTCTGGTTCCTAAGGAGGCGGCCACGCTCTTTGTCACCCGTGATAACCCAGCAGGATGCACTGGGCTACCCAGCTACTCTGAGCACCCCACTCTACGAAGACAGATACCAGAAAGACCTCCCAAGATTGGCCTTCTTGCCCGTGGTACCTCAAGGCTGGAAACAGGCCCAGGTGGGACCAACAGGTTCCGGGAGCGGTCACTGTCTGTACCCACAGACTCGGGTGTTACCTCAGTGGACTATGACGAAGAACAGAAGACCAGTGAGACCCGCATCCTGCCTTATGCCAGTACAAGCTCCGAGGGCAGTAACAGTACTGACAACATTGCAGCCCTCAGCACTGAGCAGGAGGCACGGCACAGAAGGCAAAGATCCAAAAGTATTTCACTCAAGAAGGCCAAAAAGAAGCCCTCTCCACCCATGCGAAGTGTCTCACTCGTCAAAGATGAGCCAGCCCTCCCACCAGAAGGCGAATTGGTACTGCCCAAGGACCAGAGGCCTAGGAGCCTTTGCCTCTCCTTGGAACACCAAGGGCACCACCCACCTCACCCAGATGCTCAAGGTCACCCAGCTGTGCCAATGCTCAAAGATCCAGGAAGTACGCAGTTCTCTCACCACTGGTATCTTACTGACTGGAAGTCTGGTGACACCTACCAGTCCTTGTCCAGCTCCAGCACTGCCACCGGCACCACGGTCATTGAGTGCACTCAAGTTCAGGGAAGCTCAGAGTCTCTGGCCTCCCCTTCCACCTCCAGAGCGACAACACCCTCCCAGCTCTCCATTGAGGTGGAAGCCAGGGAAGTAGCCTCTCCTGGGAGGCCCACTGGACTGATGTCCCCTTCCAGTGGTTACTCCAGCCAGTCAGAGACACCCACACCCACTGTCTCCATGTCCTTGACCCTGGGCCACTTACCTCCTCCAAGTGCTAGTGTCAGAGTACGTCCAGTGGTACCAGAAAGGAAGTCATCACTGCCCCCAACATCACCAATGGAGAAAATCTGCAAGTCACGGTTATCATTTGACCTACCACTGACCTCTTCAACCACCCTGGATCTGTCGGGGATGAGTATCTCCATCCGCAGCAAAACCAAGGTGAGCCGCCATCACTCTGATACCAATTTTGGGGTCAAACTGGCACAGAAAACTAGTCCAAACCAACCGATCATGCCCATGGTTACTCAGTCTGACCTCCGTTCTGTTCGCCTGAGGTCAGTCAGCAAGTCTGAGCCAGAAGACGACATTGAGAGTCCAGATTACATAGAGGAACCTGGAGCAGAGGAAGTCTTCACCATGCCAGAGAGAAAAGTGAAACCTCCCATAGCCGAGAAACCTCCATTGGCCCGAAGGCCTCCAAGTTTGGTCCACAGGCCGCCCTCTCTCCCTGGGGAGTATCCACTAACTTCTCCTACTATGGCTATGGCATCCAGGAGCTCCATTCCACACATGAAGCAGCTTCCCCAAGACAGCTACACAGTGTTGCGGAAACCAAAGTCACCCAGCTTCCCCGGGGAGTCAACAGCATCCTCCAGccttgtcctctcacctcttgCCAGTTCCTCTGGTGCTTTCTTCTCAGGAACACAGCAACCTCCCCAGGCCAGTGTAGAAGACGGGGGCCCCAAGGTGAGAGCCCTGCCTGAAAGAATCGGCCTCCAGAGccaggaagaagctgagaaaaaGATGACCAAGATTCCACCTCCGGTACCAAAAAAGCCCAGTGTGCTCTACCTGCCTCTCACCTCCCCTGTAGCTCAAATGGATGCCTGCATGGCAGAACCAAGGCTACCTTTCAGCCCCATCATCACCCTGGAGGAAGATGGCAAGTGTCCCTCCACTGGTGATGACCAGAAGTCACCTGGTAAAGGGGTGACTTCGCCTCTTCACACTGACACAGAAAAagaggccatctctccag GGAGGTCAGTGGAACCGAGTGCTGAAGAGAAAAGTTTAATCAGTGATAAAACAGCCGAATGGAttgcagaggaggaggatgacgtGTTTGTGGCTTCCCGCACAACTGAAGATTTATTTACTGTGATACACAG GTCCAAAAGAAAGCTACTGGGCTGGAAAGAGACTGGGGAGGGCTTCACGGGAAGCAAACCCAGCTCCCATTCACCAGTGAAGAATACAGCTGATTCTCCCACCGGTGAGGCTGCTGCTGCCCCAGGGCCAAGTAGCagtgcctgcctagatgctggtA
- the Nhsl2 gene encoding NHS-like protein 2 isoform X3, with amino-acid sequence MMGNSHHKQPRSKSQSSRMHSATAAANSGRENATATAHSRSSWRQPVNVFLSSGRPPSVEELLREAQLNLQSLLQEEYEEQYSEARLLGQTFRSSDGAPEPTPSPRPQSAKRLEFVLMPAKRQLSEDETTTQGVRAPEACLSLSTANKQSAWNDPFPLPILKERLWLQPCSTQSDLVPINISGQQFDRHASFRHSLFNTETAVNPKSTLRRRRTIIGFSNFSQRDQGHSSSPTGSLARSATSDIRPGHSAPQVVQGRVAVGQEARFPSLTSPGLRHSSSEPGDAHQARSASDHPGMESMAVVYSVPSSCNGPTESTFSTSWKGDAFTYMTPSASSQGNQVSENGKNPSSGNSWVPLNTLPPLVPKEAATLFVTRDNPAGCTGLPSYSEHPTLRRQIPERPPKIGLLARGTSRLETGPGGTNRFRERSLSVPTDSGVTSVDYDEEQKTSETRILPYASTSSEGSNSTDNIAALSTEQEARHRRQRSKSISLKKAKKKPSPPMRSVSLVKDEPALPPEGELVLPKDQRPRSLCLSLEHQGHHPPHPDAQGHPAVPMLKDPGSTQFSHHWYLTDWKSGDTYQSLSSSSTATGTTVIECTQVQGSSESLASPSTSRATTPSQLSIEVEAREVASPGRPTGLMSPSSGYSSQSETPTPTVSMSLTLGHLPPPSASVRVRPVVPERKSSLPPTSPMEKICKSRLSFDLPLTSSTTLDLSGMSISIRSKTKVSRHHSDTNFGVKLAQKTSPNQPIMPMVTQSDLRSVRLRSVSKSEPEDDIESPDYIEEPGAEEVFTMPERKVKPPIAEKPPLARRPPSLVHRPPSLPGEYPLTSPTMAMASRSSIPHMKQLPQDSYTVLRKPKSPSFPGESTASSSLVLSPLASSSGAFFSGTQQPPQASVEDGGPKVRALPERIGLQSQEEAEKKMTKIPPPVPKKPSVLYLPLTSPVAQMDACMAEPRLPFSPIITLEEDGKCPSTGDDQKSPGKGVTSPLHTDTEKEAISPGRSVEPSAEEKSLISDKTAEWIAEEEDDVFVASRTTEDLFTVIHRSKRKLLGWKETGEGFTGSKPSSHSPVKNTADSPTGEAAAAPGPSSSACLDAGRNDDFKALLQKKGSKATPRTRPSAAELLKTTNPLARRIIAQFSKDYEPTDNPST; translated from the exons CTGCAGCTAACTCGGGTCGGGAAAATGCGACAGCGACTGCCCACTCGAGGTCGTCATGGCGACAGCCAGTGAACGTGTTCCTCTCCTCGGGCAGGCCCCCGAGTGTAGAGGAACTGCTTCGCGAGGCGCAGCTCAATCTCCAGAGCCTGTTGCAAG AAGAATATGAGGAACAGTATTCGGAGGCCAGACTTCTGGGGCAGACCTTCCGCTCTTCTGATGGGGCCCCTGAGCCTACTCCCAGCCCAAGGCCCCAGTCTGCCAAGCGTCTGGAGTTTGTACTGATG CCTGCAAAACGGCAGCTGAGCGAGGATGAGACCACGACCCAGGGTGTGAGGGCCCCTGAGGCCTGCCTGAGCCTGTCTACTGCCAACAAGCAAAGTGCCTGGAATGACCCCTTCCCTCTACCCATCCTAAAGGAGAGGCTCTGGCTTCAGCCCTGCTCCACACAGTCTGACCTTGTGCCAATCAACATCTCTG GGCAGCAGTTTGATAGACATGCAAGTTTTCGACACTCGTTGTTTAACACAGAGACAGCCGTGAACCCCAAGTCCACCCTGAGGCGGAGGCGGACCATTATTGGATTCTCTAACTTTTCTCAGCGAGACCAAG GTCACAGCAGCAGCCCCACAGGCAGCCTGGCCCGCTCTGCCACCTCAGACATCAGGCCTGGCCACTCAGCTCCACAAGTTGTTCAGGGAAGAGTTGCTGTTGGGCAGGAAGCTCGGTTCCCAAGTCTCACCTCACCAGGACTGAGACACTCTTCTAGTGAGCCCGGAGACGCTCACCAGGCACGCAGTGCCTCAGACCATCCCGGCATGGAGAGCATGGCAGTGGTGTACAGTGTCCCCAGTTCTTGCAatggaccaacagagtcaacattCTCCACTTCCTGGAAGGGAGATGCTTTCACATACATGACCCCAAGTGCCAGCAGCCAGGGCAATCAAGTCAGTGAAAATGGAAAAAACCCTTCCTCGGGCAATTCTTGGGTCCCTCTGAACACACTCCCACCTCTGGTTCCTAAGGAGGCGGCCACGCTCTTTGTCACCCGTGATAACCCAGCAGGATGCACTGGGCTACCCAGCTACTCTGAGCACCCCACTCTACGAAGACAGATACCAGAAAGACCTCCCAAGATTGGCCTTCTTGCCCGTGGTACCTCAAGGCTGGAAACAGGCCCAGGTGGGACCAACAGGTTCCGGGAGCGGTCACTGTCTGTACCCACAGACTCGGGTGTTACCTCAGTGGACTATGACGAAGAACAGAAGACCAGTGAGACCCGCATCCTGCCTTATGCCAGTACAAGCTCCGAGGGCAGTAACAGTACTGACAACATTGCAGCCCTCAGCACTGAGCAGGAGGCACGGCACAGAAGGCAAAGATCCAAAAGTATTTCACTCAAGAAGGCCAAAAAGAAGCCCTCTCCACCCATGCGAAGTGTCTCACTCGTCAAAGATGAGCCAGCCCTCCCACCAGAAGGCGAATTGGTACTGCCCAAGGACCAGAGGCCTAGGAGCCTTTGCCTCTCCTTGGAACACCAAGGGCACCACCCACCTCACCCAGATGCTCAAGGTCACCCAGCTGTGCCAATGCTCAAAGATCCAGGAAGTACGCAGTTCTCTCACCACTGGTATCTTACTGACTGGAAGTCTGGTGACACCTACCAGTCCTTGTCCAGCTCCAGCACTGCCACCGGCACCACGGTCATTGAGTGCACTCAAGTTCAGGGAAGCTCAGAGTCTCTGGCCTCCCCTTCCACCTCCAGAGCGACAACACCCTCCCAGCTCTCCATTGAGGTGGAAGCCAGGGAAGTAGCCTCTCCTGGGAGGCCCACTGGACTGATGTCCCCTTCCAGTGGTTACTCCAGCCAGTCAGAGACACCCACACCCACTGTCTCCATGTCCTTGACCCTGGGCCACTTACCTCCTCCAAGTGCTAGTGTCAGAGTACGTCCAGTGGTACCAGAAAGGAAGTCATCACTGCCCCCAACATCACCAATGGAGAAAATCTGCAAGTCACGGTTATCATTTGACCTACCACTGACCTCTTCAACCACCCTGGATCTGTCGGGGATGAGTATCTCCATCCGCAGCAAAACCAAGGTGAGCCGCCATCACTCTGATACCAATTTTGGGGTCAAACTGGCACAGAAAACTAGTCCAAACCAACCGATCATGCCCATGGTTACTCAGTCTGACCTCCGTTCTGTTCGCCTGAGGTCAGTCAGCAAGTCTGAGCCAGAAGACGACATTGAGAGTCCAGATTACATAGAGGAACCTGGAGCAGAGGAAGTCTTCACCATGCCAGAGAGAAAAGTGAAACCTCCCATAGCCGAGAAACCTCCATTGGCCCGAAGGCCTCCAAGTTTGGTCCACAGGCCGCCCTCTCTCCCTGGGGAGTATCCACTAACTTCTCCTACTATGGCTATGGCATCCAGGAGCTCCATTCCACACATGAAGCAGCTTCCCCAAGACAGCTACACAGTGTTGCGGAAACCAAAGTCACCCAGCTTCCCCGGGGAGTCAACAGCATCCTCCAGccttgtcctctcacctcttgCCAGTTCCTCTGGTGCTTTCTTCTCAGGAACACAGCAACCTCCCCAGGCCAGTGTAGAAGACGGGGGCCCCAAGGTGAGAGCCCTGCCTGAAAGAATCGGCCTCCAGAGccaggaagaagctgagaaaaaGATGACCAAGATTCCACCTCCGGTACCAAAAAAGCCCAGTGTGCTCTACCTGCCTCTCACCTCCCCTGTAGCTCAAATGGATGCCTGCATGGCAGAACCAAGGCTACCTTTCAGCCCCATCATCACCCTGGAGGAAGATGGCAAGTGTCCCTCCACTGGTGATGACCAGAAGTCACCTGGTAAAGGGGTGACTTCGCCTCTTCACACTGACACAGAAAAagaggccatctctccag GGAGGTCAGTGGAACCGAGTGCTGAAGAGAAAAGTTTAATCAGTGATAAAACAGCCGAATGGAttgcagaggaggaggatgacgtGTTTGTGGCTTCCCGCACAACTGAAGATTTATTTACTGTGATACACAG GTCCAAAAGAAAGCTACTGGGCTGGAAAGAGACTGGGGAGGGCTTCACGGGAAGCAAACCCAGCTCCCATTCACCAGTGAAGAATACAGCTGATTCTCCCACCGGTGAGGCTGCTGCTGCCCCAGGGCCAAGTAGCagtgcctgcctagatgctggtA